A window from Chitinophaga filiformis encodes these proteins:
- the nagB gene encoding glucosamine-6-phosphate deaminase — protein sequence MTLNHQEIELIDSFEQIAVDIHPTAKDGSKAVAQEIAALIKQRQGTNKPVVLGLATGSTPKYLYAELVRLHKEEGLSFKNVITFNLDEYYPIEADALQSYNRFMKEQLFNHIDIPAENCHVPDGTLPKEKVKEYAAEYERRIEAAGGIDLQILGIGTNGHIGFNEPGSTLTSHTRLVTLDNATRQANAFEFANMSQVPRLAITMGLSTIFKAKRIILLAWGTHKAKIVRRAVEGHSSDQVPASLLQQHPDCKFVIDEQAAEELTRFKEPWLTGDCEWTPKLRRKAVTNLAVKLNKPILMLTDRDYNENGLNDLIVQYGSAYELNIEEFNGIRDTITGWPGGKPGAQLPSHPERSEPQHKRVLIFSPHPDDDIISMGGTFIRLHEQGHDVHVAYQTSGNIAVTDEFVLRFIDFAVGFEGMFDIDRSKSSQILEDAKAFLRVKKPSQKDTPEIRAIKGLIRRGEAKATCRYVGIPESNIHYQNLPFYETGTIEKKPMGEEDIQMTVDLLRQLKPQQIYCAGDLADPHGTHKVCLDIIFAALERLKHEDFMKDCWVWLYKGAWQEWNIHEIEMAVPMSPDQVLQKRLGIFIHQSQKDVVPFQGTDLREFWERAEDRNANTANLYDQLGLQKYAAMEAFVRYHFM from the coding sequence ATGACGCTTAATCATCAGGAAATTGAACTGATCGACAGTTTCGAACAAATAGCCGTGGATATACATCCTACGGCTAAGGACGGTTCCAAAGCAGTTGCGCAGGAAATAGCAGCACTGATTAAACAAAGGCAGGGCACTAATAAACCAGTGGTACTGGGCCTTGCAACCGGTTCAACTCCCAAATACCTGTATGCAGAACTGGTAAGACTGCATAAAGAAGAAGGGCTTAGCTTTAAAAATGTGATCACATTCAACCTGGATGAATATTATCCGATTGAAGCAGATGCACTTCAGAGCTATAACAGGTTCATGAAAGAGCAGCTTTTCAATCACATTGATATTCCTGCAGAGAATTGTCATGTTCCGGACGGCACTTTACCTAAGGAAAAAGTGAAAGAATATGCCGCCGAATATGAGCGCCGCATAGAAGCAGCCGGTGGTATCGATCTCCAGATCCTGGGCATCGGTACGAACGGACATATCGGTTTCAACGAGCCCGGTTCAACCCTTACCTCCCATACGCGCCTCGTTACCCTGGATAACGCTACCAGACAGGCTAACGCATTCGAGTTCGCCAATATGAGCCAGGTACCTCGTCTGGCCATTACCATGGGTCTGAGCACTATCTTCAAAGCAAAACGCATTATACTGCTGGCCTGGGGCACGCACAAAGCCAAGATCGTACGCAGGGCTGTAGAAGGCCATAGCTCCGATCAGGTACCTGCATCCTTACTGCAACAGCATCCTGACTGTAAATTTGTGATCGACGAACAGGCCGCTGAAGAGCTGACCCGTTTCAAAGAGCCATGGCTGACCGGCGATTGCGAATGGACACCAAAACTCCGCCGCAAAGCTGTAACCAACCTGGCAGTAAAACTGAACAAGCCGATCCTGATGCTCACAGACAGGGACTACAACGAAAACGGTCTGAATGACCTGATCGTACAGTATGGTTCTGCCTATGAACTGAACATCGAAGAGTTCAACGGTATCCGCGACACCATCACCGGCTGGCCGGGCGGTAAACCAGGCGCACAGCTGCCAAGCCACCCTGAACGTTCAGAGCCTCAGCATAAACGTGTACTGATCTTCTCCCCTCACCCTGATGATGATATCATCTCCATGGGAGGTACCTTCATCCGCCTGCACGAACAGGGACACGATGTACACGTAGCTTACCAGACTTCAGGCAACATCGCTGTAACAGATGAATTCGTATTGCGTTTCATCGACTTCGCCGTAGGTTTCGAAGGTATGTTTGACATAGACCGCAGCAAGAGCTCCCAGATCCTGGAAGATGCGAAAGCATTCCTCCGCGTGAAGAAGCCAAGCCAGAAAGATACCCCTGAGATCCGCGCTATCAAAGGCCTGATCCGTCGCGGTGAAGCAAAAGCTACCTGCCGTTACGTGGGTATTCCTGAAAGCAATATTCACTACCAGAACCTGCCTTTCTATGAAACAGGTACGATAGAGAAGAAGCCGATGGGTGAAGAAGATATCCAGATGACCGTTGACCTGCTCCGTCAGCTCAAACCACAGCAGATCTACTGCGCAGGCGACCTCGCTGACCCACATGGTACGCACAAGGTATGTCTGGACATCATCTTTGCAGCACTGGAAAGACTGAAACACGAAGACTTCATGAAAGACTGCTGGGTGTGGCTGTATAAAGGTGCATGGCAGGAATGGAACATCCATGAGATCGAAATGGCTGTACCAATGAGCCCTGACCAGGTATTACAGAAACGCCTCGGTATCTTCATCCACCAGAGCCAGAAAGACGTGGTGCCTTTCCAGGGTACTGACCTCCGGGAGTTCTGGGAAAGAGCGGAAGACCGTAACGCCAACACCGCTAACCTGTACGACCAGTTAGGTTTGCAGAAATATGCGGCGATGGAGGCTTTCGTAAGATATCACTTCATGTAA
- a CDS encoding YpdA family putative bacillithiol disulfide reductase — protein sequence METYDILIVGAGPIGIACGLAAQKAGLSYVIAEKGCLTNSLYNYPLYMTFFSTSEKLEIGGIPFVSISAKPMRPEALEYYRRVTISNHLNVRLFEPVEDIKRTEDVYQVTTDKGSYNARHVIIATGFYDIPNMLHIPGEHLAKVNHYYKDPHFYAAQKVVVIGANNSSVDAALETYRKGADVTMVIREEGIGKRVKYWVKPDIENRIKEGSIKAYFHSHVKAIRETEVDILTPEGMITIQNDFVLALTGYQPNFNFLEKAGVTLSRDAKRYPTYNPDTMETNMPGLYLAGVVCGGMDTHVWFIENSRDHADKIIAHIAGKKRS from the coding sequence ATGGAAACATACGACATACTCATAGTAGGGGCTGGTCCTATTGGCATTGCATGCGGACTGGCGGCACAAAAGGCTGGATTAAGTTACGTTATTGCGGAAAAAGGATGTCTCACCAATTCCCTCTACAATTACCCCTTATACATGACCTTCTTTTCCACTTCAGAAAAGCTGGAAATTGGCGGTATTCCCTTCGTTTCCATCAGCGCCAAACCAATGCGCCCGGAAGCCCTGGAATATTACCGCAGGGTCACGATCTCCAATCACCTGAATGTGCGCTTATTTGAGCCCGTAGAGGACATTAAACGCACAGAAGACGTATACCAGGTCACCACCGACAAAGGAAGCTATAATGCCCGCCATGTCATCATTGCTACGGGCTTTTACGATATTCCCAACATGCTGCATATCCCGGGAGAACATCTCGCGAAAGTAAATCATTACTATAAAGACCCTCATTTCTACGCTGCACAAAAGGTCGTGGTGATCGGCGCCAATAACTCTTCTGTGGATGCAGCGCTGGAAACCTACCGTAAAGGGGCGGACGTTACCATGGTAATAAGGGAAGAAGGGATCGGGAAACGGGTGAAATACTGGGTAAAACCGGATATTGAGAACCGTATCAAAGAAGGCAGCATAAAGGCGTATTTCCATTCCCATGTAAAAGCCATCAGGGAAACTGAAGTGGATATACTGACACCGGAAGGTATGATCACCATACAGAATGATTTTGTGCTGGCGCTGACAGGCTATCAGCCTAATTTCAATTTTCTTGAAAAAGCTGGCGTGACACTAAGCCGCGACGCGAAGCGATATCCCACTTACAATCCGGATACCATGGAAACCAATATGCCGGGCTTATACCTGGCAGGCGTGGTATGCGGTGGTATGGATACACATGTCTGGTTCATAGAGAACTCAAGGGATCATGCAGATAAGATCATTGCGCATATAGCGGGGAAGAAGCGGAGTTGA
- the murB gene encoding UDP-N-acetylmuramate dehydrogenase codes for MRISENVSLRSYNSFGIAGQARFFASFRSTDELKELLENPPLPELPYMILGGGSNILFVRNFFEGLLLKNEIKGIQVVREDDQYVYVKAGAGENWHGFVMDCIRNDRAGLENLSLIPGNVGASPMQNIGAYGVEIKDCFHELEAYHLKDHATVTFNSADCQFGYRESVFKRQYKGQFAILSVTYRLSKHPQFNTSYGAIEEELKHMGVKDLSIKAISQAVINIRSSKLPNPAEIGNAGSFFKNPTVTAEKYAALKEAFPHIVAYPTANDAYKLAAGWMIEQCGWKGFREGDAGVHARQALVLVNYGNATGDEIYRLSQRVLDSVHEKFGVELEREVNIV; via the coding sequence ATGCGCATATCCGAAAATGTTTCGCTCAGGTCTTACAATTCGTTTGGCATTGCCGGTCAGGCACGTTTCTTCGCTTCTTTCAGATCCACAGATGAGTTGAAGGAGCTCCTCGAAAATCCGCCTTTGCCGGAGCTGCCCTATATGATACTGGGAGGAGGTAGTAATATACTCTTCGTCCGCAATTTTTTTGAAGGTTTGCTTTTAAAGAACGAAATAAAAGGCATACAGGTGGTGCGGGAAGACGACCAGTACGTATATGTGAAAGCAGGGGCAGGAGAGAACTGGCATGGCTTCGTGATGGATTGCATTAGAAATGACCGTGCAGGACTGGAAAACCTGTCGCTGATACCAGGTAATGTAGGCGCCAGTCCCATGCAGAATATCGGCGCATACGGTGTGGAAATAAAGGACTGTTTTCATGAGCTGGAAGCGTATCACCTGAAAGACCATGCTACTGTTACCTTCAACAGTGCAGATTGCCAGTTCGGATATCGTGAAAGTGTTTTCAAACGTCAATACAAGGGACAGTTCGCCATCCTTTCCGTCACCTACCGTTTGTCCAAACATCCGCAGTTCAATACCAGCTATGGCGCTATTGAGGAAGAGTTGAAACATATGGGGGTAAAGGATCTGAGCATAAAGGCCATCAGTCAGGCCGTCATTAATATCCGCAGCTCCAAGCTGCCTAATCCGGCGGAAATAGGCAATGCCGGCAGCTTCTTCAAGAACCCGACAGTGACTGCAGAAAAATATGCTGCATTGAAGGAGGCCTTTCCGCACATCGTAGCTTATCCTACCGCCAATGATGCCTACAAGCTGGCAGCAGGCTGGATGATAGAGCAGTGCGGATGGAAAGGCTTCAGGGAAGGAGATGCAGGAGTACATGCCCGTCAGGCCCTGGTACTGGTGAATTATGGCAATGCTACCGGCGATGAGATCTATCGCCTGTCACAGCGGGTGCTGGACAGTGTGCATGAGAAGTTTGGTGTGGAACTGGAAAGAGAAGTGAATATCGTCTGA
- a CDS encoding type 1 glutamine amidotransferase has product MHIHVFQHVSFEGPGCISDWARNHHHTLTFTRWYEHPTQPDMTEVDMLVVMGGPMSVHDEELHPWLKMEKQCILQAIQADRKVLGICLGAQLIASALGANVYANTQKEIGWFPVVYATALLPPALAVELPEAQTVFHWHGDTFDLPAGAVCFAASPVTRHQAFLIGHHVMGLQYHFEVTPASLGAMVQHGREELIPAAYVQDADTIVREQRYIEGSNITMYRLLDFLTSNYG; this is encoded by the coding sequence ATGCATATTCACGTTTTTCAGCATGTCTCTTTTGAGGGTCCGGGGTGTATTTCAGACTGGGCCCGCAACCATCACCACACACTTACATTTACCAGGTGGTATGAGCACCCTACGCAGCCGGATATGACAGAAGTGGATATGCTGGTCGTTATGGGAGGACCGATGAGCGTACATGATGAGGAGCTCCATCCCTGGCTGAAAATGGAAAAACAATGCATCCTGCAGGCTATTCAGGCGGATAGAAAGGTGCTTGGCATCTGCCTCGGGGCGCAGCTCATTGCCAGCGCACTGGGTGCTAATGTGTACGCCAACACGCAGAAAGAGATCGGATGGTTCCCGGTAGTATACGCTACCGCCCTGCTGCCTCCTGCCCTGGCAGTGGAACTGCCTGAAGCACAGACGGTTTTTCACTGGCATGGAGACACTTTTGACCTGCCCGCCGGCGCGGTATGTTTTGCCGCTTCGCCGGTCACCCGCCACCAGGCTTTTCTGATCGGGCACCACGTCATGGGCCTGCAATATCATTTTGAGGTAACGCCTGCATCGCTCGGCGCAATGGTGCAACACGGTAGGGAAGAACTCATTCCGGCTGCTTATGTGCAGGATGCAGATACGATTGTACGCGAACAGCGATATATAGAGGGCAGTAACATAACGATGTACCGCTTATTGGACTTCCTTACTAGCAATTACGGGTGA
- a CDS encoding phosphohydrolase — translation MTLDTAISIAIEAHAGQLDKYGAPYLKHVMRVMELGKTEDEKVVGVLHDVVEDTSWTFEQLVDKGLKPHQLEALRCVTKLSEDEDYDHFIDRIINNRLACAVKINDLTDNMDIRRIPEISEKDVPRLNKYIRAYNKIATVISGM, via the coding sequence ATGACACTCGATACAGCCATATCTATTGCAATTGAAGCCCATGCCGGCCAGCTCGACAAATATGGAGCGCCTTATCTCAAACATGTAATGAGGGTAATGGAGCTGGGGAAAACAGAAGACGAAAAAGTGGTTGGCGTACTCCACGATGTAGTGGAAGATACCTCCTGGACCTTTGAACAACTGGTCGATAAAGGACTGAAACCGCATCAGCTGGAGGCCCTGCGTTGTGTGACCAAACTGTCTGAAGACGAAGACTATGACCATTTCATTGACCGTATCATTAACAACCGGCTTGCCTGCGCAGTGAAGATCAATGACCTGACAGACAATATGGATATCAGGCGTATTCCCGAAATATCAGAAAAGGATGTACCCCGCTTAAACAAATACATCAGGGCTTACAATAAAATTGCGACTGTCATTTCCGGTATGTAA
- a CDS encoding class I SAM-dependent methyltransferase produces the protein MSLVPAGKAATYLALLRAIESNRPENKRLFYDPFAKLFLPSSLKLVERLSRISFMNSFIAWFIDRNWTGALTCCSARTRLVDVMLENTIHDEGINQVIVFGAGYDSRALRLKMKKRIQFVEIDNPDFQAQKRDILESRHRNGREAMVNYVPVDFNSQELDHVIPHIFQQGHYKTMFIWEGVTNNLTAPVAPKVFDYFKRFRPGTIIVFTYVDKEMLDKPEKFTGAASVTRLLRRNNEFWNFGIDPANIKEFLASYNMELLHNLDTPSFRRMYYGDDAADMKGYEFYRVAMARVTAP, from the coding sequence ATGAGTCTGGTTCCTGCCGGCAAGGCTGCGACCTATTTAGCCTTATTACGCGCCATTGAATCGAACCGTCCTGAAAATAAGCGCTTATTTTACGATCCTTTTGCGAAACTTTTTCTGCCATCTTCTTTGAAACTGGTTGAAAGGCTGTCCCGTATTTCCTTCATGAACAGCTTCATTGCGTGGTTTATTGACAGGAACTGGACGGGAGCGCTCACCTGTTGTTCTGCAAGAACAAGACTGGTAGACGTGATGCTGGAGAATACTATCCACGACGAGGGCATCAACCAGGTCATTGTATTCGGCGCCGGCTATGACTCCAGGGCCCTGAGACTGAAAATGAAGAAACGGATACAGTTTGTCGAGATAGACAACCCCGACTTCCAGGCGCAGAAGAGAGATATACTGGAGAGCCGCCACAGGAACGGCCGGGAGGCCATGGTCAACTATGTGCCGGTAGACTTCAACAGCCAGGAGCTGGACCACGTGATCCCCCATATTTTTCAGCAGGGGCATTATAAGACCATGTTCATCTGGGAGGGAGTGACCAACAACCTGACAGCCCCTGTAGCACCCAAGGTATTTGACTACTTCAAACGCTTCCGCCCCGGCACTATTATTGTTTTCACCTATGTAGACAAAGAGATGCTTGACAAGCCGGAAAAATTCACCGGCGCAGCAAGCGTTACAAGGCTATTACGCCGCAATAACGAGTTTTGGAACTTCGGTATCGATCCTGCCAACATAAAGGAATTTCTGGCCTCCTACAACATGGAACTGCTACATAACCTGGACACTCCCAGTTTCCGCCGCATGTACTATGGCGATGACGCCGCTGACATGAAAGGCTATGAGTTTTACCGTGTAGCCATGGCACGGGTCACCGCTCCATAA